The DNA region GCACACGCGGGTTCCGCAGTTCTTCTTCACCCTTgcatgctgctgcagcgcagcatgTGCATGACAGCCGGCAAGAGGCGCCGGTGCCCCTGACATCGCGGGTGGGTCAAAGTGCGAGTCGCCGCACCTCTTGCTCAACGTCATCTACACTTTCGTGTGGCTCTGCTCAGCAGGCGTTGCTGGACACGCTGGAAAAGCAGGCGTCCACTTTGGCAGCAGCCCTGGACCACCTTcaggagcagcagaggcagctgAGGGAGAAGCATCAgcagctgtcgctgctggcaAAGCAAAGATCCCTCGTCGTCTCTGCGCCTGCACCATCACAGACGTCTCGTGGCGACTATCAACgcaccgccggtgctgctgctgctgctgcgatgacAAGGAAATCGTTCACGCGTACTTTCAGTAGAgaccgcggcggcaacgctgcagcggcagggacGTCTCACGCCTCATCGGACCTTCACCATCTGCTTGAGCGAtttgcagcagcgcagacgTCTTTGGCCGAGCGCGAGCGGCGAGTACGAAAGGCGTTGCgggtggtgcagcggcagcggagtgCCCTGTCGCGTGATGACCTCCTCTAGGGGGTGAGGGACTCTTTGCACAGGATGCCGTTGCCCTTCCCTGTCTATTCTCTCTCTGCGGCTTGCTGaggcaggagggggggggcagagtgcgttcgcgtgtgcatgagtctgtgtctgtggacgagtgcctcccccctcctcttcgctgtccTGCATGCTCACAGCAGCCACCCCGCCAAGCTacgagagggggggggggaggggccgcgGCGCCCACGCGCGCGTACGGGGCACCCCCCTGATCACAGTGACTTCCCGTATACCCCTGAACTTGGAAGCTCTCGCGTTGCCAGGGCGCCCGTTCATATGTGTGAGCAATGCATCtcccctacacacacacacacacacacacacacacacacacacacacaggaagGTACGGGCACACGCAGTCGCGCGAAGACGGTTTTTACTTGTGTGTTCGCGTGTAGCGCAGAGGCGTTTCGAAATcaagcggaggaggatgcgTGTGGGTGCTACAGATGGACAAGGAAGGGGCCGTGCGCTGGTGGGcggcgtgtgggtggggggagggagaggagggatgCGACGGATGCAAGACTGCCTCTGTGTCTTCCCTGCGCGCCtcctgccccctctccctctctgcgtcTCCCTCACCCACATTCCCTGAAGGCTTGCGGACTCTGGCAAGATGGCCCCTCATCTTGGTCTTCTCCTCGTCACGTCACACCTGtcgtcctccctcctccccagTGCAGCCCACTCTGTCCATGTTACTGACCCATCGACCgcacgccacacacgcacacacacacacacacacctgcacaccCCTTCAACCGTACACTTGAACTTATTCGTgcgcgccttctcctcctctccctccctctctacaCGCTGCTCTTCCTTCACCATTCTTGTGCGAGGTGGTATACGggcacatacgcacaccggtgctgcagcgcaaggcATCCACGGCCGCCGCTTAGAATCGACAGACTGATCACGTGCGCTGTTCGGCACAGTTGACCGTTGTGCTACCATTCCTtagacacgcgcacatagacgcatgcacacacacacacacacaccagcatcagcgcccttctctttcttaGCGTGGCTTGCACGAGTCTGCGTATCACGTACTGTGTCTGGTGCGTTGAAATCACCTACTCACAGACGTTGTCGCTaccgtggctgctgctgctgttgctgctgcagcagtcgtTGTGGTGCTCGCTGACCGGGGATCTCTCTCTGCGCAGCTCTCCACCTtgccgtgcgcgtgcgtgtggccaGCGCTGCTCAAGGTCCCACCTTCGTCATGCCCCGCGAAATCGTGACGGTGCAGGTCGGCCAGTGCGGCAACCAGCTCGGCCAGCGCTGGTTCGATGTCATGCTTCAGGAGCACAAGGCTTACCCGCATTTTCCCGAGGCCCGCGACGCTGTCTTCCTCGAGGCCATGAACCACCCCGGCCGGCTTAAGGCGAGGTGTGTGGCGGTCGACATGGAGCAGGGCGTTCTGCACGCAATGCTGCGTGGTCCGCTGAAGGACATCTTCGACGCTAACTTCTTCGTCTCTgacgtcagcggcgcgggcaACAACTGGGCTGTGGGGCACATGGAGTACGGCGACCGCTACATCGACGCCATCGCGGAGTCGGTGCGGAATCAGGTGGAGCAATGCAACTGCATCCAGTCTTTCTTCTTGATGCACTCCctgagcggcggcaccggctccgGGCTCGGCACGCGTGTGCTTGGCATGCTGGAGGACGAGTTCCCGCACGTGTTCCGCATTTGCCCGGTCGTCATGCCATCCGAGGTGGACGATGTCGTAACGGCGCCGTACAACAGCTGCTTCtcgctgaaggagctgatcGAGCACGCGGactgcgtgctgccgctcgacAACGACGCCCTGGCGCGCATGGCAGACCGCGCCCTCAGCAGCAGGCCCCAGGGTCGTGGCGTGATGGCAAGCAgtgtgccgcagccgcaggccTTCTCGGCAGCGAAGCCGACCGACACCAAGGGGCTTCCCTACGACTCGATGAACGGGCTTGTGGCCCAGCTTCTGAGCAACCTAACCTGTGCTATGCGCTTCCCTGGCCCCCTGAACATGGACATTAACGAGATCACGACAAACCTAGTCCCGTTTCCGCGGCTGCACTTCCTCACCGCTGCGATCGCGCCGCTGAGCGTGTCGAGCAAGCACGCCGCCGTTGGGCCACGTACGGTAGATGCGATGATCACCGCATGC from Leishmania major strain Friedlin complete genome, chromosome 21 includes:
- a CDS encoding putative epsilon tubulin, whose amino-acid sequence is MPREIVTVQVGQCGNQLGQRWFDVMLQEHKAYPHFPEARDAVFLEAMNHPGRLKARCVAVDMEQGVLHAMLRGPLKDIFDANFFVSDVSGAGNNWAVGHMEYGDRYIDAIAESVRNQVEQCNCIQSFFLMHSLSGGTGSGLGTRVLGMLEDEFPHVFRICPVVMPSEVDDVVTAPYNSCFSLKELIEHADCVLPLDNDALARMADRALSSRPQGRGVMASSVPQPQAFSAAKPTDTKGLPYDSMNGLVAQLLSNLTCAMRFPGPLNMDINEITTNLVPFPRLHFLTAAIAPLSVSSKHAAVGPRTVDAMITACLDPGHQFVDVRHGQGSAVTREAGKTLATALIARGPQTTVGDLTRGVGRLREQMEMPYWNEDGFKTALCGVSPLGHKDSMLLLANNCSIRGKVESMLSKYERLYSVRSHVHHYDQYLSDAYFVHTVETLRTLVDDYAYLDTAAPPKDLPRSMKDLIYY